In one Bosea sp. RAC05 genomic region, the following are encoded:
- a CDS encoding (2Fe-2S)-binding protein yields MHEVKPAEALGFTFDGRALTARAGDTVAAALLANGVQACRQTPVSGADRGPYCMMGVCFDCLVVIDGVGNRQGCLVPLREGMRIETQAGRRHPDGAQS; encoded by the coding sequence ATGCATGAGGTGAAGCCGGCCGAGGCGCTCGGCTTCACCTTCGACGGGCGTGCGCTGACGGCGCGCGCCGGCGACACGGTCGCGGCCGCGCTGCTCGCCAACGGCGTCCAGGCCTGCCGCCAGACGCCGGTCTCGGGCGCGGATCGCGGGCCCTATTGCATGATGGGCGTCTGCTTCGACTGCCTCGTCGTCATCGACGGCGTCGGCAACCGCCAGGGCTGTCTCGTTCCGCTGCGCGAGGGCATGCGGATCGAAACCCAGGCCGGGCGCCGCCATCCCGACGGGGCCCAGTCATGA
- a CDS encoding NAD(P)/FAD-dependent oxidoreductase yields MTTSALSSEADIVVVGGGVVGGAMALGLARGGARVTVLDEGDVAFRASRGNFALVWVQSKGLGMPDYAMWSRRSAEQWHELADVLHEDTGIDVAHSQPGGFMLCLSETELEQRRQTMQRLHNQMSLSDFPYEILDHDETKRRLPDIGKDVVGSVYSPLDGHVNSLKLFRALRDASARRGVDYRPNCTVDSIASDAGGFRLKGAFGEITAGKVVLAAGLGNARLAPMVGLEAPVKPSKGQIIVTEKTDAFLHNPMVTIRQTDEGGIMIGDSQEDRGFDTVVRQPILSVMAERAVRMFPRLAGLNVVRSWSALRVMSPDGFPIYDQSLSHPGAFVVTCHSGVTLAANHVLTLAPAILSGGLPDTLDAFSARRFHVPAHA; encoded by the coding sequence GTGACGACCTCAGCATTGTCATCGGAAGCCGATATCGTCGTCGTCGGCGGTGGCGTCGTCGGCGGCGCCATGGCGCTCGGCCTGGCGCGCGGCGGCGCCCGCGTCACCGTCCTCGACGAGGGCGACGTCGCCTTCCGCGCCTCGCGCGGGAATTTCGCGCTGGTCTGGGTTCAGTCCAAGGGGCTGGGCATGCCCGACTATGCGATGTGGTCGCGCCGTTCGGCCGAGCAATGGCACGAGCTCGCGGACGTGCTGCACGAGGACACCGGCATCGACGTCGCCCACAGCCAACCCGGTGGCTTCATGCTCTGCCTCTCGGAAACGGAGCTGGAGCAGCGCCGCCAGACCATGCAGCGGCTGCACAACCAGATGTCGCTGAGTGATTTCCCCTATGAGATCCTCGACCACGACGAGACCAAGCGCCGCCTGCCCGACATCGGGAAGGATGTGGTCGGCTCGGTCTACAGCCCGCTCGACGGCCATGTGAATTCGCTCAAGCTGTTCCGGGCGCTGCGCGACGCCAGCGCGCGCCGCGGCGTCGACTATCGCCCCAATTGCACGGTCGACAGCATCGCCTCGGACGCGGGCGGCTTCCGGCTGAAGGGCGCCTTCGGCGAGATCACGGCGGGCAAGGTCGTGCTCGCGGCCGGCCTCGGCAATGCGCGGCTCGCGCCCATGGTCGGGCTCGAGGCGCCGGTGAAGCCGAGCAAGGGCCAGATCATCGTTACCGAGAAGACGGACGCCTTCCTGCACAACCCGATGGTGACCATCCGCCAGACCGACGAGGGCGGCATCATGATCGGCGACAGCCAGGAGGATCGCGGCTTCGACACCGTCGTGCGCCAGCCGATCCTCTCGGTCATGGCCGAGCGCGCGGTGCGGATGTTCCCGCGGCTGGCGGGGCTGAACGTGGTGCGCTCCTGGTCGGCGCTGCGGGTGATGAGCCCGGACGGCTTCCCGATCTACGACCAGTCGCTCAGCCATCCCGGCGCGTTCGTCGTCACCTGCCATTCCGGTGTGACGCTCGCCGCCAACCATGTCCTGACGCTTGCCCCGGCGATTCTCTCGGGTGGGCTGCCGGACACGCTCGATGCCTTTTCCGCACGGAGGTTCCATGTTCCGGCCCATGCATGA